The Coffea arabica cultivar ET-39 chromosome 1e, Coffea Arabica ET-39 HiFi, whole genome shotgun sequence genome has a window encoding:
- the LOC113696216 gene encoding transcriptional regulator SUPERMAN — MEKVNLSGEKLKKGICCWDHAKFSYEKHGAYGFSWQQRNYRCSFCNKEFRSAQALGGHMNIHRRDRARMRLSPSSDGLNSTPHTNPNFGSPSSALSADTLSSFAGFSSPISSASTATATAADADAASEEQAAAVCQSECDDHRLTWARRHVPKNLSKRALLEVKELPILAKRTETRVWKKKEVVRLDLNMGFFRDAKDDLDLELRLGLS; from the coding sequence ATGGAGAAAGTGAACTTGAGTGGTGAAAAGTTGAAGAAAGGGATATGCTGCTGGGACCATGCCAAGTTCAGCTACGAGAAACATGGTGCATATGGATTCTCATGGCAACAAAGAAACTACAGATGTAGTTTTTGCAATAAAGAGTTCAGGTCTGCGCAAGCTCTTGGTGGCCATATGAACATTCACAGGAGAGATAGGGCTAGAATGAGATTGTCACCTTCATCGGATGGTCTCAACTCAACCCCTCACACTAACCCTAATTTCGGCTCACCTTCATCAGCTCTTTCTGCAGACACGCTTTCGTCTTTCGCAGGCTTCTCTTCACCAATATCCTCCGCCTCTACTGCTACTGCTACTGCTGCTGATGCTGATGCTGCTAGTGAAGAACAAGCTGCCGCTGTCTGTCAATCTGAATGTGATGATCATCGTTTGACTTGGGCAAGAAGACATGTACCAAAGAATCTCAGCAAAAGAGCTCTTCTAGAAGTTAAAGAATTGCCAATTTTGGCTAAAAGAACTGAAACTAGGgtttggaaaaagaaagaggttGTTAGATTGGACTTAAACATGGGTTTTTTCCGGGATGCAAAGGATGATCTGGATTTGGAGCTTCGACTCGGGCTCTCTTAA